The Mercenaria mercenaria strain notata chromosome 8, MADL_Memer_1, whole genome shotgun sequence genome has a segment encoding these proteins:
- the LOC123566359 gene encoding dolichol kinase-like: MVYFGLQLAVLSLYVLSKKQCPAVWLWPVMAVIGLVYLLAVCVLYLEMTDIHSLLNNVVATNISAVLLSWWFLWLISSIMLVCFHGNKPSEILCKKLSSQPSEMTSKDTSVYEHVTTTQSHNDTDTEEKYKQILTQEMEGKTTNISKQFESQRSKKLKEKTSGSEDATSVRKFFHVAMICVYVPGLMLCPNLLYLASIVIAAVLIILEVIRVLKLQPFGPILDEYLWVFLDEQDTGDLILTPIYLLLGCSLPLWWNYKQQRPPCSLSMYAGLISVGVGDGIASVIGRKFGRHKWPGRKKSIEGTSAAFISQIIAVQLLSFGNIPGAVVSMEMIFCLALISLLEAFTSQIDNLVVPMFAWVLLATIEPTY; this comes from the exons ATGGTGTATTTCGGTTTACAGCTAGCAGTGTTATCCCTGTATGTCCTATCTAAGAAGCAGTGCCCAGCCGTGTGGTTGTGGCCTGTGATGGCAGTGATAGGACTGGTATATCTACTGGCTGTGTGTGTCCTCTATCTTGAAATGACTGATATACACAGTTTACTGAATAATGTTGTAGCAACAAATATATCG GCAGTCCTTCTGAGCTGGTGGTTTCTTTGGCTTATAAGCAGTATTATGCTGGtgtgtttccatggaaacaagCCATCAGAAATACTTTGCAAAAAATTGTCTAGTCAACCCTCAGAAATGACAAGTAAAGACACTTCAGTATATGAACATGTTACCACTACACAATCACACAATGATACAGACACTGaggaaaaatacaaacaaattctTACTCAAGAAATGGAAGGGAAAACCACAAATATTTCTAAACAGTTCGAATCTCAGAGAAGCAAAAAGTTGAAAGAGAAAACATCAGGGAGTGAGGATGCGACATCAGTACGGAAGTTCTTCCATGTTGCTATGATATGTGTATATGTTCCGGGGTTGATGCTGTGCCCCAACTTGTTGTACCTCGCCTCAATTGTCATTGCTGCTGTACTGATCATTCTAGAG GTAATCAGGGTGTTGAAATTACAACCTTTTGGACCTATACTGGATGAGTACCTCTGGGTTTTTCTTGATGAACAGGATACTGGTGACCTTATATTGACCCCTATATACCTCCTCCTGGGCTGTTCTTTGCCTTTATGGTGGAACTATAAGCAGCAAA GACCACCTTGTTCCCTGTCAATGTATGCAGGACTGATCTCAGTGGGTGTCGGTGATGGCATTGCATCTGTTATTGGTAGAAAATTTGGCAGACATAAATGGCCAG GTAGAAAGAAGTCTATAGAGGGAACATCTGCTGCTTTTATATCACAGATTATAGCTGTACAACTCTTGTCATTTGGCA ACATTCCTGGAGCAGTTGTTTCCATGGAGATGATATTTTGTCTTGCTCTTATTTCACTGCTGGAAGCATTCACCAGTCAGATAGACAACCTGGTTGTTCCAATGTTTGCCTGGGTTCTATTAGCCACTATAGAGCCTACCTATTAG